A single window of Liolophura sinensis isolate JHLJ2023 chromosome 6, CUHK_Ljap_v2, whole genome shotgun sequence DNA harbors:
- the LOC135466541 gene encoding RNA-binding protein Nova-1-like isoform X2 yields the protein MAMSYDGMNGSDMDTSDSRKRPLDVESESGVTKRSNQGGVENIHMKILVPSVAAGAIIGKGGETIAQVQKDAGARVKMSKANDFYPATTERVCLIMGSVDSVRKVHNFIMEKIREKPDPNPKLDGEAKSNFERHKQVKILVPNSTAGMIIGKGGNFIKQIKEESGAYVQISQKSKETNLPERCVTVAGDMESNKKAVELILQKIVEDPQSGSCPNISYADYTGPVASANPTGSPFANIASQYNQNRGMELGMAASNLPNNFNASNFTGASIAGFSGMNANNGAFGLNNSIGSGMTNLNLNSAMSGSMSSSALDNLKATLRNQGYSEQATDEISLAMNTLASYGILGMGLGIGNVGPMSNLSNLGASNTSLGNLNLGASPLGPTSIISNTTTNTNSSVSSSFLGTTTATGTGGSLFGPVGSGSSGLGSSGSTGASSSLFGNSSPSLQGSDRFGGSPMLNDSFGSSNYTSPTGLPNTCAGFGSERSPSVSVNLNQNSFGLGTAIASPYAASAEEKSSVASKREIEVAENIVGAILGPGGKGIVELQQLTSTNIQISKKGVWVPGTRNRVVTITGSANSIGQAHYLINQRIQQEEVKRARQGATR from the exons TGGAGAACATTCACATGAAGATCCTTGTCCCAAGTGTAGCCGCAGGAGCTATCATAGGCAAGGGAGGAGAAACAATTGCCCAGGTTCAAAAAGATGCCGGTGCCCGTGTCAAAATGTCCAAAGCTAATGATTTTTACCCAG CTACAACGGAAAGAGTGTGTTTAATAATGGGTTCCGTAGATTCAGTTAGGAAGGTTCACAATTTTATCATGGAAAAAATACGGGAAAAACCTGATCCAAATCCAAAACTTGATGGTGAAGCCAAAAGTAATTTTGAAAGGCATAAACAg GTGAAGATCTTAGTACCAAATAGCACAGCTGGGATGATCATTGGCAAAGGAGGCAACTTCATCAAGCAAATCAAGGAGGAGAGCGGGGCATACGTCCAAATATCACAGAAATCCAAGGAAACCAATTTGCCCGAGCGCTGTGTAACAGTAGCAG GTGATATGGAGTCCAATAAGAAGGCTGTGGAGCTTATATTACAGAAAATTGTTGAAGATCCTCAAAGTGGTAGTTGTCCAAATATAAGCTATGCGGATTACACGGGCCCGGTAGCCAGCGCCAACCCAACTGGTTCACCTTTCGCTAATATTGCCAGCCAGTACAATCAAAACCGTGGTATGGAACTGGGCATGGCGGCAAGCAACCTCCCCAATAACTTTAATGCGAGCAACTTTACAGGGGCATCCATTGCGGGATTCAGTGGAATGAATGCCAACAATGGTGCGTTTGGTTTAAACAATAGTATAGGAAGTGGAATGACTAATCTGAACCTGAATAGTGCCATGTCGGGCAGCATGAGCAGTTCGGCCTTGGATAACCTCAAAGCTACTCTCCGCAACCAGGGCTACTCGGAACAGGCCACAGACGAGATCAGCCTAGCCATGAACACCCTGGCCAGCTACGGCATTCTGGGAATGGGTTTAGGTATCGGCAATGTCGGCCCCATGTCTAATTTATCAAACCTGGGTGCCAGCAATACGAGCCTGGGCAACCTGAACCTGGGAGCGTCGCCTTTAGGTCCTACGAGTATTATATCGAATACGACAACCAATACGAATAGCAGTGTGAGCAGCTCGTTCCTGGGCACTACCACAGCCACAGGCACCGGGGGCAGTCTGTTTGGACCAGTAGGCAGTGGCTCCTCCGGCCTCGGCAGCTCCGGGTCTACCGGAGCTAGCTCCAGTCTCTTTGGCAATTCTTCTCCCAGCCTACAGGGTAGTGATCGTTTCGGGGGCAGCCCCATGCTGAATGATTCTTTTGGAAGTAGCAACTACACCAGCCCGACCGGCCTCCCCAATACTTGTGCAGGATTCGGCAGTGAGCGTTCGCCCAGTGTGAGTGTCAATCTTAACCAAAATTCTTTCGGTCTAGGAACGGCGATCGCCTCTCCGTACGCTGCCTCTGCGGAGGAGAAGTCAAGCGTGGCCAGCAAACGTGAGATCGAGGTCGCTGAAAACATAGTGGGTGCCATTTTAGGGCCAGGAGGTAAAGGCATTGTAGAACTGCAACAGCTGACCAGCACCAATATTCAGATCTCTAAGAAAGGTGTGTGGGTGCCGGGCACCCGTAACCGAGTGGTCACCATCACTGGCTCAGCTAACAGCATCGGGCAAGCCCACTATTTGATTAATCAGCGGATACAGCAAGAGGAAGTGAAGAGGGCTCGTCAAGGAGCCACACGCTAG
- the LOC135466541 gene encoding RNA-binding protein Nova-1-like isoform X1: MAMSYDGMNGSDMDTSDSRKRPLDVESESGVTKRSNQGGVENIHMKILVPSVAAGAIIGKGGETIAQVQKDAGARVKMSKANDFYPATTERVCLIMGSVDSVRKVHNFIMEKIREKPDPNPKLDGEAKSNFERHKQFDSFQVKILVPNSTAGMIIGKGGNFIKQIKEESGAYVQISQKSKETNLPERCVTVAGDMESNKKAVELILQKIVEDPQSGSCPNISYADYTGPVASANPTGSPFANIASQYNQNRGMELGMAASNLPNNFNASNFTGASIAGFSGMNANNGAFGLNNSIGSGMTNLNLNSAMSGSMSSSALDNLKATLRNQGYSEQATDEISLAMNTLASYGILGMGLGIGNVGPMSNLSNLGASNTSLGNLNLGASPLGPTSIISNTTTNTNSSVSSSFLGTTTATGTGGSLFGPVGSGSSGLGSSGSTGASSSLFGNSSPSLQGSDRFGGSPMLNDSFGSSNYTSPTGLPNTCAGFGSERSPSVSVNLNQNSFGLGTAIASPYAASAEEKSSVASKREIEVAENIVGAILGPGGKGIVELQQLTSTNIQISKKGVWVPGTRNRVVTITGSANSIGQAHYLINQRIQQEEVKRARQGATR; this comes from the exons TGGAGAACATTCACATGAAGATCCTTGTCCCAAGTGTAGCCGCAGGAGCTATCATAGGCAAGGGAGGAGAAACAATTGCCCAGGTTCAAAAAGATGCCGGTGCCCGTGTCAAAATGTCCAAAGCTAATGATTTTTACCCAG CTACAACGGAAAGAGTGTGTTTAATAATGGGTTCCGTAGATTCAGTTAGGAAGGTTCACAATTTTATCATGGAAAAAATACGGGAAAAACCTGATCCAAATCCAAAACTTGATGGTGAAGCCAAAAGTAATTTTGAAAGGCATAAACAg TTTGATTCTTTTCAGGTGAAGATCTTAGTACCAAATAGCACAGCTGGGATGATCATTGGCAAAGGAGGCAACTTCATCAAGCAAATCAAGGAGGAGAGCGGGGCATACGTCCAAATATCACAGAAATCCAAGGAAACCAATTTGCCCGAGCGCTGTGTAACAGTAGCAG GTGATATGGAGTCCAATAAGAAGGCTGTGGAGCTTATATTACAGAAAATTGTTGAAGATCCTCAAAGTGGTAGTTGTCCAAATATAAGCTATGCGGATTACACGGGCCCGGTAGCCAGCGCCAACCCAACTGGTTCACCTTTCGCTAATATTGCCAGCCAGTACAATCAAAACCGTGGTATGGAACTGGGCATGGCGGCAAGCAACCTCCCCAATAACTTTAATGCGAGCAACTTTACAGGGGCATCCATTGCGGGATTCAGTGGAATGAATGCCAACAATGGTGCGTTTGGTTTAAACAATAGTATAGGAAGTGGAATGACTAATCTGAACCTGAATAGTGCCATGTCGGGCAGCATGAGCAGTTCGGCCTTGGATAACCTCAAAGCTACTCTCCGCAACCAGGGCTACTCGGAACAGGCCACAGACGAGATCAGCCTAGCCATGAACACCCTGGCCAGCTACGGCATTCTGGGAATGGGTTTAGGTATCGGCAATGTCGGCCCCATGTCTAATTTATCAAACCTGGGTGCCAGCAATACGAGCCTGGGCAACCTGAACCTGGGAGCGTCGCCTTTAGGTCCTACGAGTATTATATCGAATACGACAACCAATACGAATAGCAGTGTGAGCAGCTCGTTCCTGGGCACTACCACAGCCACAGGCACCGGGGGCAGTCTGTTTGGACCAGTAGGCAGTGGCTCCTCCGGCCTCGGCAGCTCCGGGTCTACCGGAGCTAGCTCCAGTCTCTTTGGCAATTCTTCTCCCAGCCTACAGGGTAGTGATCGTTTCGGGGGCAGCCCCATGCTGAATGATTCTTTTGGAAGTAGCAACTACACCAGCCCGACCGGCCTCCCCAATACTTGTGCAGGATTCGGCAGTGAGCGTTCGCCCAGTGTGAGTGTCAATCTTAACCAAAATTCTTTCGGTCTAGGAACGGCGATCGCCTCTCCGTACGCTGCCTCTGCGGAGGAGAAGTCAAGCGTGGCCAGCAAACGTGAGATCGAGGTCGCTGAAAACATAGTGGGTGCCATTTTAGGGCCAGGAGGTAAAGGCATTGTAGAACTGCAACAGCTGACCAGCACCAATATTCAGATCTCTAAGAAAGGTGTGTGGGTGCCGGGCACCCGTAACCGAGTGGTCACCATCACTGGCTCAGCTAACAGCATCGGGCAAGCCCACTATTTGATTAATCAGCGGATACAGCAAGAGGAAGTGAAGAGGGCTCGTCAAGGAGCCACACGCTAG
- the LOC135466541 gene encoding RNA-binding protein Pasilla-like isoform X3, producing MTLLDLNTPIDSVEEAAFDGHESSTFTFGVWRVENIHMKILVPSVAAGAIIGKGGETIAQVQKDAGARVKMSKANDFYPATTERVCLIMGSVDSVRKVHNFIMEKIREKPDPNPKLDGEAKSNFERHKQFDSFQVKILVPNSTAGMIIGKGGNFIKQIKEESGAYVQISQKSKETNLPERCVTVAGDMESNKKAVELILQKIVEDPQSGSCPNISYADYTGPVASANPTGSPFANIASQYNQNRGMELGMAASNLPNNFNASNFTGASIAGFSGMNANNGAFGLNNSIGSGMTNLNLNSAMSGSMSSSALDNLKATLRNQGYSEQATDEISLAMNTLASYGILGMGLGIGNVGPMSNLSNLGASNTSLGNLNLGASPLGPTSIISNTTTNTNSSVSSSFLGTTTATGTGGSLFGPVGSGSSGLGSSGSTGASSSLFGNSSPSLQGSDRFGGSPMLNDSFGSSNYTSPTGLPNTCAGFGSERSPSVSVNLNQNSFGLGTAIASPYAASAEEKSSVASKREIEVAENIVGAILGPGGKGIVELQQLTSTNIQISKKGVWVPGTRNRVVTITGSANSIGQAHYLINQRIQQEEVKRARQGATR from the exons TGGAGAACATTCACATGAAGATCCTTGTCCCAAGTGTAGCCGCAGGAGCTATCATAGGCAAGGGAGGAGAAACAATTGCCCAGGTTCAAAAAGATGCCGGTGCCCGTGTCAAAATGTCCAAAGCTAATGATTTTTACCCAG CTACAACGGAAAGAGTGTGTTTAATAATGGGTTCCGTAGATTCAGTTAGGAAGGTTCACAATTTTATCATGGAAAAAATACGGGAAAAACCTGATCCAAATCCAAAACTTGATGGTGAAGCCAAAAGTAATTTTGAAAGGCATAAACAg TTTGATTCTTTTCAGGTGAAGATCTTAGTACCAAATAGCACAGCTGGGATGATCATTGGCAAAGGAGGCAACTTCATCAAGCAAATCAAGGAGGAGAGCGGGGCATACGTCCAAATATCACAGAAATCCAAGGAAACCAATTTGCCCGAGCGCTGTGTAACAGTAGCAG GTGATATGGAGTCCAATAAGAAGGCTGTGGAGCTTATATTACAGAAAATTGTTGAAGATCCTCAAAGTGGTAGTTGTCCAAATATAAGCTATGCGGATTACACGGGCCCGGTAGCCAGCGCCAACCCAACTGGTTCACCTTTCGCTAATATTGCCAGCCAGTACAATCAAAACCGTGGTATGGAACTGGGCATGGCGGCAAGCAACCTCCCCAATAACTTTAATGCGAGCAACTTTACAGGGGCATCCATTGCGGGATTCAGTGGAATGAATGCCAACAATGGTGCGTTTGGTTTAAACAATAGTATAGGAAGTGGAATGACTAATCTGAACCTGAATAGTGCCATGTCGGGCAGCATGAGCAGTTCGGCCTTGGATAACCTCAAAGCTACTCTCCGCAACCAGGGCTACTCGGAACAGGCCACAGACGAGATCAGCCTAGCCATGAACACCCTGGCCAGCTACGGCATTCTGGGAATGGGTTTAGGTATCGGCAATGTCGGCCCCATGTCTAATTTATCAAACCTGGGTGCCAGCAATACGAGCCTGGGCAACCTGAACCTGGGAGCGTCGCCTTTAGGTCCTACGAGTATTATATCGAATACGACAACCAATACGAATAGCAGTGTGAGCAGCTCGTTCCTGGGCACTACCACAGCCACAGGCACCGGGGGCAGTCTGTTTGGACCAGTAGGCAGTGGCTCCTCCGGCCTCGGCAGCTCCGGGTCTACCGGAGCTAGCTCCAGTCTCTTTGGCAATTCTTCTCCCAGCCTACAGGGTAGTGATCGTTTCGGGGGCAGCCCCATGCTGAATGATTCTTTTGGAAGTAGCAACTACACCAGCCCGACCGGCCTCCCCAATACTTGTGCAGGATTCGGCAGTGAGCGTTCGCCCAGTGTGAGTGTCAATCTTAACCAAAATTCTTTCGGTCTAGGAACGGCGATCGCCTCTCCGTACGCTGCCTCTGCGGAGGAGAAGTCAAGCGTGGCCAGCAAACGTGAGATCGAGGTCGCTGAAAACATAGTGGGTGCCATTTTAGGGCCAGGAGGTAAAGGCATTGTAGAACTGCAACAGCTGACCAGCACCAATATTCAGATCTCTAAGAAAGGTGTGTGGGTGCCGGGCACCCGTAACCGAGTGGTCACCATCACTGGCTCAGCTAACAGCATCGGGCAAGCCCACTATTTGATTAATCAGCGGATACAGCAAGAGGAAGTGAAGAGGGCTCGTCAAGGAGCCACACGCTAG